One window of Paralichthys olivaceus isolate ysfri-2021 chromosome 20, ASM2471397v2, whole genome shotgun sequence genomic DNA carries:
- the LOC109644203 gene encoding DEP domain-containing mTOR-interacting protein-like — MGPRTAVTASKEVKVVMGGARLRSSSDGSRYSRREVGLRSNSNSSSSSSVLSNPKSVLKRPVSTEELQQPGGPYVRRTFTIVGDAVGWGFVVRGNRPCHIQAVEPCGPAAAAGMKVCQFVVSVNGHNVLDLDYRSVSHLILTGPRTVVMEVMEETDH, encoded by the exons ATGGGACCTCGTACGGCAG tcaCCGCTTCCAAGGAGGTGAAGGTGGTGATGGGAGGAGCCCggctgaggagcagcagtgatggGAGCAGGTACAGCAGGAGAGAGGTCGGCCTCCGCAGCAACAGCAACTCTTCATCCTCGTCTTCAGTCCTCTCCAACCCCAAATCAG TTCTGAAGAGACCGGTGAGCacggaggagctgcagcagccggGAGGTCCGTACGTCAGGAGAACGTTCACT attgtGGGTGACGCTGTGGGTTGGGGGTTTGTGGTGAGAGGAAACAGACCGTGTCACATCCAGGCTGTGGAACCCTGCGGCCCAGCGGCCGCTGCAGGGATGAAG GTTTGTCAGTTCGTGGTGTCGGTCAACGGGCACAACGTTCTGGATCTGGACTACCGCAGCGTCAGCCACCTGATCCTGACCGGACCCAGGAcggtggtgatggaggtgatggaggagacCGACCACTGA